One genomic region from Eptesicus fuscus isolate TK198812 chromosome 18, DD_ASM_mEF_20220401, whole genome shotgun sequence encodes:
- the LOC103295122 gene encoding ubiquinol-cytochrome-c reductase complex assembly factor 5 isoform X2, giving the protein MFSRAQVRRVLQWVPGKQRLGVYRFLPFFFVLGGTMEWIMIQVRVGQETFYDVYRRKASERQYQRRLEEASETELQQSIKFSQLLGRGMDMDRPHRRGSQEPMHAATSRRPPLQVPPPPPWAASQAEAAAQH; this is encoded by the exons ATGTTTTCCAGGGCCCAGGTGAGGCGGGTTCTGCAGTGGGTGCCCGGAAAGCAGCGACTCGGCGTCTACAGGTTTCTGCCCTTCTTTTTTGTCCTGGGAGGAACGATGGAGTGGATCATGATTCAAGTGCGCGTGGGCCAGGAGACCTTCT ATGATGTCTACCGTAGAAAAGCCTCAGAAAGACAGTATCAGAGAAGGCTGGAAGAAGCATCAGAGACTGAACTTCAGCAGTCAATAAA ATTCTCCCAGttgttaggtcgaggcatggaCATGGACCGGCCCCACAGGAGGGGAAGTCAAGAGCCGATGCATGCAGCcacaag CCGGCGGCCGCCGCTGCAGGTGCCACCACCGCCGCCTTGGGCCGCGAGCCAAGCAGAGGCTGCCGCGCAGCATTag
- the LOC103295122 gene encoding small integral membrane protein 4 isoform X1: MFSRAQVRRVLQWVPGKQRLGVYRFLPFFFVLGGTMEWIMIQVRVGQETFYDVYRRKASERQYQRRLEEASETELQQSIKFSQLLGRGMDMDRPHRRGSQEPMHAATSFLQNRMQAFTNQKVGEIYLALNSEPRDTYVTRILETPGRRP, translated from the exons ATGTTTTCCAGGGCCCAGGTGAGGCGGGTTCTGCAGTGGGTGCCCGGAAAGCAGCGACTCGGCGTCTACAGGTTTCTGCCCTTCTTTTTTGTCCTGGGAGGAACGATGGAGTGGATCATGATTCAAGTGCGCGTGGGCCAGGAGACCTTCT ATGATGTCTACCGTAGAAAAGCCTCAGAAAGACAGTATCAGAGAAGGCTGGAAGAAGCATCAGAGACTGAACTTCAGCAGTCAATAAA ATTCTCCCAGttgttaggtcgaggcatggaCATGGACCGGCCCCACAGGAGGGGAAGTCAAGAGCCGATGCATGCAGCcacaag ttttttgcagaacagaatgcaggcgttcaccaaccagaaggtaggagagatctatctggccttgaattcagaacctagAGACACCTAtgtcaccagaatccttgagaccccgggtagacgCCCCTGA